The region CTTCTTGAGCGTGGTGGACGCGTACTCGGCCGCGAAGCCGCCCTGGAGGGCGTCGGTGGTGGCCGTGCGGAAGTACGTCTTGAACGGGCGCGACTTCGAGGTCTGCCAGTTCTTGCCCTGGGTGAGCTCGGGCGCCGTGTTGGAGGGCGAGATCTCGACCAGGTTGGCGGTCGCGAAGACCTGCTGCATCTGCGTGGCGACACCGGAGTTCAGCGGGCCGACGACGCCGAGGACCTTGTCGTTGTTGACGAGGGCGGTGGCGTTCTGCTGGCCGCTGGCCGGGATCGCCTTGTCGTCGAGCGCCTGGACCTTGAAGGTCACGCCGGGGACGGTGTTGTTCTTGTTGGCGTCGTCGACGGCGATCTGCACGCCGCCCTGGATGCCAAGGCCGGTTGCGGAGTTCTGACCGGTCAGCGGAGCGTCAACGCCGATGATGATCTCGGTCTTGCTGCTGCTGCTCTTGTCCCCGCTGTTGTCACGCGAACCGCAGGCGGTCAGCGTGAGTGCTCCGGTGGTGAGCACGGAGGTGAGTATGACCAAAGAACGCTGTCGCACGTTGAATCCTCTCCCTGGCGCAGCAGCCCTGCTGGACTGCCGTGTGTCTCGCCGGGCCGTACTGGGTGATACCGAGCCGTGCTGCAGACGCGCCCGGCGGCGCGGTGACTGGCCGTGACTCTAAGCCTGTCTGTGGGCCCGGGCATCGCCGTGGGCTGGCTTGTGACTTTCTTGTTATGACGTGCCGGTTGATGGGCTTCAGGGACGGGTATTCTCAGCCGATTTGGCGGAAATTCTTCCCGTTCCACATGTTGAGAATCCGCACCTCCGGTTGTGCGTGGACGGAGATCGCGGTCGGGCGCCGTCGCAGGTCGCGTGGAGGAGCCGGGGGAGGTCGCGGGAGTACGAGCCGTCGAAGATGGAACTCTGATGCCGTATTGCGTGCGTGTTACGCAGCGTTACGTCGAGAAAAGGGAACTCGGAGTTCGGTCGGCGTGCGCGATATAGGGCGCATGAGGTGCGGTGCGGGCGTGCAGCCTCGTGAAGGCGCGTGAAGTCGCCTGAAAAGGTTACTGAGTTGCCGCTGATTTCCGATAACTCCGGCGTATTGGAGTGTGTTTGCGGCGGGCGGGGGCGTGCGGGTGCGTGCGGAAGGTGTGTGGGGGCCGGGGCGGAGGTATCCGTCCTCGGTCAGGCGCGGAATCGGTCGGTCCCGGAAGGGGCCGGTGTTGACGCGCCGACCGCTGCGGGCGGACACCTCCGCCCCGTCCCCTGCCCGCCGTACCCGACTGCCGGTGAGTGGGGGGCAGTTGTCTCCTGCCCCCTTGCTCGCCGTACGCCGGTGCCGGTGAGTGGGGCTCTTGTGGAGGCGGGTGTCAGGCCTGGCGTACGTGGGCGGCGTCGGTGGGATTGACGTCGCGCAGGAGGCAGGTGAGGCGGGCGGTGCAGACGCGCTTGTCGTTCTCGTCGGTGATGACGATCTCGTACGTCGCTGTCGTGCGCCCGCGGTGTACGGGGGTGGCCACGCCGGTGACGAGGCCGGAGCGGGCGCCGCGGTGGTGGGTGCAGTTCAGGTCGACGCCGACGGCGATCTTGGAGCTGCCGCCGTGGAGCATGGAGCCGACCGAGCCGAGGGTCTCCGCGAGGACGGCGGAGGCGCCGCCGTGCAGGAGGCCGTAGGGCTGGGTGTTGCCCTCCACCGGCATGGTGCCGACGACCCGGTCCGCGGAGGCCTCGACGATCTGCACGCCCATGCGGGTGCCGAGGTGGCCTGCCGAGAAGAGGGCGGGCAGGTCGACACCGAGTGCGGCGTACTCGTCGATGACCTCTTGCGGGAACTTCACTTGACTCTGCTCGCCCATGGGGGCCGGCTCCGATCGTCGTCGATCTCTCTGGCTGACTGGCTGAGCAAACGCTCAGTCGGTGGCCGATTGTTCCAGACGGACCACGACGGACTTGCTGGCCGGGGTGTTGCTGGTGTCCGCGGTGGCGTCGAGCGGGACGAGGACGTTGGTCTCCGGGTAGTACGCGGCGGCGCAGCCGCGGGCGGTCGGGTAGTGCACGACGCGGAAGCCCGCGGCGCGCCGCTCTATGCCGTCCTGCCATTCGCTGACGAGGTCGACGTACGAGCCGTCGGTGACGTTCAGCGCGCGGGCGTCCTCGGGGTTGACGAGGACCACTCGGCGGCCGTTCTTGATGCCCCTGTAGCGGTCGTCGAGGCCGTAGATGGTGGTGTTGTACTGGTCGTGCGAGCGGAGGGTCTGCAGGAGCAGGCGGCCTTCGGGGAGCTTCGGGTACTCGACGGGCGCGGCGGTGAAGTTGGCCTTGCCGGTGGCCGTGGGGAAGCGGCGTTCGTCGCGGGGGGCGTGGGGGAGGGTGAAGCCCGCGGGGTCGGCCACGCGCGCGTTGAAGTCGTCGAAGCCGGGGATCACGCGCGCGATGCGGTCTCGGATCGTGGCGTAGTCCTTCGCGAACTCCTCCCAGGGGGTGCGGGAGGCGTCGCCGAGCACGCGGCGGGCGAGGCGGCAGACGATGGCAGGCTCGGACAGGAGGTGCTCGCTCGCGGGCTCCAGACGGCCGCGTGAGGCGTGGACCATGCCCATGGAGTCCTCGACGGTCACGAACTGTTCGCCGCTGCCTTGGAGGTCGCGCTCGGTCCGTCCGAGAGTGGGCAGGATCAGGGCGCGGGCTCCGGTGACGACGTGGGAGCGGTTGAGCTTGGTCGAGACGTGCACCGTGAGGCGGGCGCGGCGCATGGCGGCCTCGGTGACGTCGGTGTCGGGGGAGGCGGAGACGAAGTTGCCGCCCATGGCGAAGAAGACCTTCGCGTCGCCGTCCCGCAGGGCGCGGATGGCCCGTACGACGTCGTAGCCGTGCTCGCGGGGCGGAGCGAAGCCGAACTCCTTCTCCAGGGCGTCCAGGAAGGCCGGGGCGGGGCGTTCGAAGATGCCCATGGTGCGGTCGCCCTGCACGTTCGAGTGGCCGCGGACCGGGCAGACGCCCGCGCCGGGACGGCCGATGTTGCCGCGCAGCAGCAGGAAGTTGACCACTTCGCGGATCGTGGGCACGGAGTGCTTGTGCTGGGTGAGGCCCATGGCCCAGCAGACGATGGTGCGCCGGGAGGAGAGGACGAGGCGGAGGGCCTCGTCGATCTTCTCGCGGGTGAGGCCCGTCGCGGTGAGGGTCTCGTCCCAGTCGGCGGCGCGGGCGGTGGCCGCGAACTCCTCGTAGCCGTGGGTGTGTTCGGCGATGAAGTCCTCGTCGACCGCGCCCTCGGTCTCCAGGACGAGCTTGTTCAGGAGACGGAAGAGGGCCTGGTCGCCGCCCAGGCGGATCTGCAGGAACAGGTCGGTGAGGGCGGCGCCCTTGAACATGCCCTGGGGTGTCTGCGGGTTCTTGAAGCGCCCCAGGCCCGCTTCGGGCAGCGGGTTGACGCTGATGATCTTCGCGCCGTTGGCCTTGGCCTTCTCCAGGGCGGAGAGCATGCGCGGGTGGTTGGTGCCGGGGTTCTGCCCGGCGACGATGATCAGGTCCGCCTTGTAGAGGTCCTCGAGCAGGACGCTGCCCTTGCCGATGCCGATGGTCTCGGAGAGCGCGGAGCCCGAGGACTCGTGGCACATGTTCGAACAGTCCGGCAGGTTGTTCGTGCCGAGTTCGCGGGCGAAGAGCTGGTAGAGGAACGCGGCCTCGTTGCTCGTGCGTCCCGAGGTGTAGAAGAGGGCCTCGTCGGGGGAGCCGAGGGCGGCGAGCTCCTCGGCGACGATGTCGAAGGCGCGCTCCCAGGAGACCGGCTCGTAGTGGTCGGCGCCCTCGGGCAGGTACATGGGGTGGGTGAGGCGGCCCTGCTGGCCGAGCCAGTAGCCGCTGCGGCCGTGCAGGTCGGTGACCGGGTGCGCGGCGAAGAAGTCCGGGGTGACCCTGCGCAGGGTGGCCTCCTCGGCGACCGCCTTCGCGCCGTTCTCGCAGAACTCCGCCGCGTGCCGGTGCTCCGGCTCGGGCCAGGCGCAGCCCGGGCAGTCGAAGCCGTCCTTCTGATTGACGCGCAGGAGGGTCAGCGCGGTGCGCTTCACGCCCATCTGCCGCTGGGCGATGCGCAGGGTGTGTCCGATGGCGGGCAGCCCGGCCGCGGCGTGCTTCGGCTCGACGACCTGCGGCGCGTCCTGGACCGGATCGCTCTTGGGCGGCTTGCTGGCCATCGGGGGACCCCCTCGCATACACGTATGAAGTACGTGAGCGATCCTCCCACGCGCCGGTGACGACGACGACGGCCGGTCCCGGGAGGTCCGCACTGTCAGTGGGGCGTGCGAGGATCGGGGGCGTGGCAGAAACAGCATCGAAGAAGACCGAGAAAACCGCAGGTGCGGGCCGTCCGCGGCTGATGCTCATGGATGGGCACTCGCTGGCGTACCGCGCGTTCTTCGCGCTGCCCGCGGAGAATTTCACGACCGCGACGGGTCAGCCGACGAACGCGATCTATGGTTTCGCGTCGATGCTGGCGAACACGCTGCGCGACGAGGCGCCCACGCATTTCGCGGTGGCGTTCGACGTCTCGCGCAAGACGTGGCGCTCCGAGGAGTTCACGGAGTACAAGGCGAACCGTTCGAAGACCCCGGACGAGTTCAAGGGGCAGGTCGAGCTGATCGGCGAGCTGCTGGACGCGATGCACGCGCAGCGGTTCGCGGTCGACGGCTTCGAGGCCGACGACATCATCGCGACGCTCGCCACGCAGGCCGAGGCCGAGGGCTTCGAGGTCCTGATCGTCACCGGTGACCGCGACTCCTTCCAGCTGGTGTCCGAGCACACGACGGTGCTGTACCCGACGAAGGGCGTCTCCGAGCTGACCCGCTTCACTCCGGAGAAGGTCGTCGAGAAGTACGGGTTGACGCCGACGCAGTACCCCGACTTCGCGGCGCTGCGCGGCGACCCGTCGGACAACCTGCCGGGCATCCCCGGCGTCGGCGAGAAGACGGCCGCGAAGTGGATCAACCAGTTCGGTTCGTTCGCGGACCTCGTCGAGCGCGTCGACGAGGTCAAGGGCAAGGCCGGGCAGAACCTCCGCGACCACCTGGAGGCGGTGAAGCTCAACCGCCGTCTCACGGAGATGGTGAAGGACGTCGAGCTCCCGAAGACGGTCACCGACCTGGAGCGCGCGGCGTACGACCGTACGGCGGTCGTGATGGTCCTGGACACCCTGGAGATCCGTAACCCCTCCCTGCGTGAGCGGCTCTTCGCCGTCGACCCCGGGACGGAGGAGGCCGAGGCGGCCGCTCCGGTCGTCGAGGGTGTCGAGCTGGACGGGGCCGTGCTGGGTGCGGGCGAGCTGAAGCCGTGGCTCGCCGAGCACGACGGCAAGGCGGTCCTGGGTCTGGCCACCGTCGACACCTGGGCGCTGGGTTCGGGCTCGGTGGCCGAGGTCGCGCTCGCCGCGGCGGACGGAGCGGCGGCGTGGTTCGACCCCTCGCGGCTGGACGAGGCCGACGAGAACGCGTTCGCGAAGTGGCTCGCCGACCCGAAGAAGCCCAAGGTGCTGCACAACGCCAAGGGTGCGATGCGGGTCTTCGCCGAGCACGGGTGGACGATCGAGGGCGTGTCCATGGACACCGCGCTCGCCGCGTATCTGGTGAAGCCGGGCCGCCGCTCCTTCGCGCTGGACGCGCTGTCCCTGGAGTACCTGGGCCGGGAGCTGGGGCCCGCTGCCGCGGCCGACGGTCAGCTGGCCTTCGGCGCGGACGACCAGGCCGAGGCCGAGGCGCTGATGGTGCAGGCCCGCACGATCCTCGACCTGGGCGAGGCGTTCGGCGAGAAGCTGGCGGAGGTCGGCGCGGCCGAGCTGCTGCGCGACATGGAGCTGCCCACGTCGGCGCTGCTGGCCCGGCTGGAGCGGCACGGCATCGCGGCGGACCGGGCGCACCTGGAAGCCATGGAGCAGATGTTCGCCGGAGCCGTGCAGCAGGCGGTGAAGGAGGCCCACGCCTCCGTCGGGCACGAGTTCAACCTCGGCTCGCCCAAGCAGCTCCAGGAGGTCTTCTTCGGCGAGCTGGACCTGCCCAAGACGAAGAAGACGAAGACCGGTTACACGACGGACGCGGACGCGCTGGCCTGGCTGGCCACGCAGACCGACCACGAGCTGCCGGTCATCATGCTGCGCCACCGTGAGCAGGCCAGGCTGCGGGTGACGGTCGAGGGTCTGATCAAGACGATCGCCGCGGACGGCCGCATCCACACCACGTTCAACCAGACGGTGGCCGCGACGGGCCGGCTCTCGTCGGTGGACCCGAACCTGCAGAACATCCCGGTCCGTACGGAGGAGGGCCGCGCGATCCGCCGCGGCTTCGTGGTCGGCGAGGGCTTCGAATCCCTCATGACGGCCGACTACAGCCAGATCGAACTGCGCGTGATGGCCCATCTGTCCGAGGACGAGGGCCTGTTGGAGGCGTTCACGTCGGGCGAGGACCTGCACACGACGGTGGCGTCGCAGGTGTTCTCGGTCGAGCGTTCGGCGGTCGATGCGGAGATGCGCCGCAAGATCAAGGCGATGTCGTACGGCCTTGCCTACGGGCTGTCGGCGTTCGGTCTCTCCCAGCAGCTGAACATCGACGCGGGTGAGGCGCGTGCGTTGATGGACACGTACTTCGAGCGTTTCGGCGGGGTGCGGGACTATCTGCGCCGGGTGGTCGACGAGGCCCGCGCCACGGGCTACACGGCGACGCTCTTCGGGCGCCGCCGCTATCTGCCCGACCTCAACAGCGACAACCGGCAGCGTCGCGAGGCCGCCGAGCGCATGGCGCTCAACGCCCCCATCCAGGGCACGGCCGCGGACATCGTCAAGATCGCGATGCTGAACGTGGACCGGGCGCTGCGCGAGGCCGAGCTCAGGTCCCGCATGCTCCTCCAGGTCCACGACGAAATCGTCCTGGAGATCGCCCCCGGAGAGCGCGCGAAGACCGAGGAACTCGTCCGCCGCGAGATGGCGTCCGCCGTTCATCTCCGGGCGCCCCTCGACGTGTCCGTCGGGGCGGGCCCCGACTGGGAATCCGCGGCGCACTAGCCTCCGGCGAACGAGACCCTGGAACCCCGGCCCAGGTTTCCGGCCCAGGACCCCAGCGTCGGTCCCGGTTCCAGCCCCGGGTCCTGGCCTCGGTCGCCGGCGTCGGGCTCGGTCCCGGGTCCCGGCGTCGGGCTCGGTCCTGGCCCCAGGCCTCGCGCCCCGGGCTTCGGCCTCGGTCCCGGCCGTGGGTCCCGGCCCCGGGGCCGGGACCGGTTCGGTCCCGGGTGGCGCTGGTCGTGGCTCCGCCCGCTCCCGGCGTCGGGTGCCCTTGGGGCGGCTTGCGCGCCGGTGTGGACAGCTGCCCCACCCCGACAGGGGAAGCCCCCGCCCACAGGGCACGCCCCTCGCAGCCGCTTGCGGCGCAAGCCGCCCCGCCCTCCGCCTTGCGAGCCGCCCGCAGGGAAAAGGGAAAGTCGCCCCCCGCCCCGTCGTGCGAGCCGCCCGCAGGGTGAAGTCCTTGCGTTGGCTGCCCGTAGGGCATGAGCCCTCTCCGGTGGGCCAGAGGCGCAGGGGAGGTGGGGTCCGCTCAACCCCCGGAGGGAACCGTCACTCGCGTGGCCCTCGCAAAGACGCCCCCCGTGCGAGGGGACCGTAAAGATGCGGGCATGAGTACAAGCATGCTCAACCGTCGCACGGCCTTGGCCACAGCCGTCGTCTCGGCGCTGCTCGCGCCGGTGTCCGCGGTGGCCGCGAGCGCGAGCACCGCCCAGGTGCCCGCGGTCTGCCGTTCCACCCGCAACCCCGAGCTCGCCGCCCGGATGTCCCGCGACATCAGGACGGCGCTGTCGTCACGCCAGGGCACCGTCGCCGTGGCGGTGCGCGACGACAACAGCGACCTGACCTGCGCCCTCGCGAGCGAGCGTCAGTACGACTCGGCGAGCGTCGCCAAGCTCACGATCATGGAGGCCACCCTGCACCGCGCGGACGAGCTGCGCCGCAACCTCACGAACTGGGAGCTCGCCAACGTACGCCCCATGATCACCATCTCGGACAACACCGCGGCTCAGCATCTCTGGAACGACCTGGGCCACACCTACCTCGGCCGTTTCCTGGACCGAGTCGGAACGCGCCGCACCGAGCTCGGCCGGGCCGGCTACTGGGGCCTGACCCGCACCACGGCCGCCGACCAGATGCGGCTGCTGGGCGTGCTCACCGGCCCCCGTTCCTTCCTGAGGAGCCGCGCCTACGGCCTGAAACTGCTCAGCCAGGTCCGCGGCGACCAGCGCTGGGGTGTCCCCGCCGGCATGCCCCGCGGCCTGCAGGCGCACATCAAGAATGGCTGGCTGCCCCGGTCCACCCACGGCTGGCGCGTCCACAGCGTCGGCGTGTTCACCGGCTCCGACCGCACCTACCGCATCGTCGTCCTGTCGCACGACAACCCGACGATGACGTACGGGGTCCGCACCATCGAGCGCATCGCCCAGGCCGTCCACCGTGGCCTCAACCGCGGGCGGGGCGCCGTCCAGGGTTCCACTCCGCAGGACAGGATCAGCGAGGTGTCGGACGGTTCGGCGCCGAGCGGGCCGGTGCCGGGCTGGGACGAGCCGGAGCGGGACGCCACACCCTGACCCCGACGGCGTACAGCGCGAGACCGAGCACGAGGCCCGCGCCCGCGCCGAAACAGAGCGCCGGGATCAACTCCCAGGGCTTCGCGCGGGTGCCCCAGTAGGCCCACCAGCGTGAAGCCCGCTGCACGGCGCCCACCAGCCCGCAGCCGCCGATGACGGCGGCGGCCAGCCACCGGTCGGAGCGCGACAGCACCGGCACCCCCACCGGTTCGGCCGAGGGCGCCCGGCGCAGCGCGACGGCCACGAAGGCCACGATCACGACGGCCCCCACCAGCGAACTGCCGTACTGCGCGTAGGTGAACACCGGCGTGCCGTCGGCGTTCCGCGACAGGACGGGGATCAGCCGTACTCCCCACCGGTCGTGGTGCGTGAACGCGTCCCACACGACGTGTGTCAGCGCGCCGAGCACCGCGGAGGCGTACCACCACAGTGCGGTCGAGGAGCGCACCGGCCCGCGCGGTGTCCCGCAGCGCAGCAGAGCCGCGGGACGTCCCTGACGGGCCCGCGGCAGCAGCGCAACCAAGGGTTCGCGCAGTACCAGCCAGGCACCCACCAACGCGCAGGCGACGAGCACGTCGAAGGTGAGGACACCGGTGAACGAGTGCGTGAAGTCGCCGAACTCCATCGCTCCGGGGACCACGCTCGCCGCGTAGTAGGTCATGTCGGGGGCGAAGGAACCGGCCACGAGTGCCGCGGGCGCGAGGCGGCCGCGGCCGCTTCCGTCGCCGCGCAGGGCGGGCAGTACGGCCGCCGCGTGGCTGAGGGTGAAGGGCAAAGCGTCCCCCTGTGGCAGACGTTGGTCTGACATGTCGGCCCCGGTGATCTCCGACGCCCAGTATGAGGGACGTAGGAAAATGACCGAGGGATCCACCCTTGGGTGCGTGTTCTCTAGGACAATCCCACATGGCCAACCGGTGAAAATCGGGCACGAACGGGTGCCCGGGCGACGGAAGTTGTCGTAGGGTCGCCTGGGTCACTGAGCCAGCGAACGCGCGGTGCGCGGGCGGTCGTCCACGGGAGGGGTTCACTCAATGGCGGCGCATTTCGGCAGACTGCGCAAGGGAGCGACGACCACCGCCGTGGCCGCGGTCGCGGTCGCGGCCCTGTCCGCTTCCCAGGCACCCGGAGTGACCACCGACGATCTCGGCAGACAGTCCGCGGGCGCCGCCCAGCCATCGGGGGACGCGAACACCGGTGGCGAAGGCGGCGCGACCGGCGACTCGCCGTACTACACCGACCTTCCACCGCTGAAGAGCCCCAACCCGAGCCCGTCGGCGAGCCCGGCCACAGGCACGCCCGTCTCCGTGGGCGAGGCCGAGGCCGGCATACCCGCGACCGTCCTCGACGCCTACAAGAAGGCCGAGGCCGAGCTGCGTGCCTCCAAGCCGGGCTGCAACCTGCCCTGGCAACTGCTCGCCGCCATCGGCAAGGTCGAGTCCGGCCAGGCCCGCGGCGGCCGGGTCGACGCGAGCGGCACGACGTACTCGCCGATCCTCGGCCCGAAGCTCGACGGCAACGGCTTCGCTCTGATCGCCGACACCGACAACGGCGCGTACGACGGCGACCCGGCCTACGACCGGGCCGTGGGCCCCATGCAGTTCATCCCCTCCACCTGGGCGTGGGCGGGCCGCGACGGCAACGGCGACGGCAAGAAGGACCCCAACAACGTCTACGACGCGGCGCTCGCGGCCGGCCACTACCTGTGCCGGTTCGACCGGGATCTGTCCGTGCAGTCGCAGATGAACGCCGCGATCCTGAACTACAACAACTCGACGGCGTACCTCAACACGGTTCTGTCGTGGCTGGAGTACTACCGCAAGGGCACCCACGAGGTCCCGGACGGCACGGGCACCTTGCCCTCGAACAGCAGCAACAGCCACCCCGGGGCGAGCCCCAGCCCGTCCACGCCCGCGACCTCGACGCCGAGTGCGCCGAGTACACCGAGCACACCGGGTACCTCCAAGCCGGGCACCCCCAAGCCGGGCAGCGGCGGCTCGACGAGCCCCACCCCGAAGCCGCCCGCGCCCAGTTCGCCCGCACCGAGCCCGACGCCTCCCACGCCCACCCAGACGGTGGACCATCTGGAGGACGCGAACACCGGGAAGCTCACGGCGACGGCGGGCAGCGCCTTCGGTGCCAAGATCGCCGTGCGGGCCGAGTCCAAGGCGAGCAAGGGCGTGGCGAAGGTCCGGGTGCGGTTCACGATCATCGGCGACACGGACGCCACCTTCACCGGCGGCGAGAGCGTCGCCACGGTCGTCACCGGCAGCACGGGCACGGCCACCGCGCCCGCACTCGTGGCGGGGGAGAAGACCGGCGACTTCACCGTCCGCGCCACCGTCGTGGGCCGCGTCCTGGGCGGCCTCGACTACACGGCCACCGTCACCCCGCGCCAGGCCGACACCCTCATCCGCACCAGCGACACCGCGCTGACCTGTGTGCCGGGCGGTGAGTTCGCCGACCAGGTCGAGGTGAAGGCCACCTACAAGGGTGCCGTCGCCGGCAAGGTCGCGGCCACCGCGACGCTCATCAAGTCGGCCGACGACGCGACCGAGAACGACAAGGGCCCGTACTTCAAGGACGCGGACGGCAAGACGATCCGCACCCTCACGGACCTCACGACGGACGAGGACGGCGTGCTCAAGCTCCCCAAGCTGTACGCGGACGACGCGACCGGCACGTTCCTGCTCCGCGTCAACACCACGGGCGGCGCGGTGCTGACGGTCGAGCTGAAGGTCGCCGCGGCCGCATCGTAGGCCGCAAGCGCGTCCAGGGCGCCCCTCCGCCTGTCGGCGGAGGGGCGCCCTCGTTCGTGTGCGCAATGTGTTCTCATCTCGCCCCGCCGTTGCTACCGTGCCGGATCTGACGAGGTATCAGTTCCCGTTCCGCCGTCCCCCCGGGAGGCCCCGCATGCGCGCCCTCATCGCCGCCGCGACCGGTCTCGCCGTGGCGTTCGCCCTGGTGCTCACGATCACGGCCATGGGCTCACCGGCAGGCAGGACCTCGCCCAAGCCGCTGCTGACGACCGTGCCCGCGCACCCGTAGCGCTCAGGCCATCCGCAACTCTCAGGGAGGGACGCCGAGATGCGTCGCAAGGCCAGCCTGATCCTGCTCGCCTTCGCCGTGTTCTTCGCGGCGCTGTCCCCGCTGCTGCGCTGGTACGCCTTCCCGCGGCTGGCGAAGATCCCCGCCAACCAGTACCAGGACATGGTCCTGGAGGCGAAGGACGCGACCCTGCTCGACTACGGCACCATGCAGGCCAAGAAGGTCCCCAAGGTCACCATCGTGCAGACCCTGAAGGGCAACGTCGAGGCCTCCGACCGCATCGAGAAGACGGCGGGCCGCGACGTCGTCGTCTGGGACAGCCTCTCCTATGTGCAGGGCCCCGACGGGAAGATGGTCTCCAAGCTCCCCGAGCGCTACATCTTCGACGCGCACAGCCAGGACCCCGTCCACGCCACCGGGGAGTCCGTCGACGGCGACCCCGTCACACGCGAGGGCATCGAGTTCAAGTGGCCCTTCCACACGGAGAAACGGGACTACGAGTACTTCGACGCGCAGACCCGCACCTCGGCCCCCATCCACTACAAGGGCACCCAGAGCTTCCGCGGGGTCAAGGTCTACTACTTCGAGCAGACCATCCCCTGGACGAAGGTCAGGTTCCCCAAGGTGATGCCGGTCCAGGGCATCACTCCGGAGTCGGTCGCCAAGACGGGCACGACACGCTGGTACACGACCGTCCGCAAGTTCTGGGTGGAACCGGTCACGGGGGCGCCGGTCTACGGCGAGGAGATCCACAAGGAGGAGCTGCGGGGCGGCACGCTCCTCGGGGGCCGTGACAAGGTGACCGCCTTCGCCGGGCACGTGAAGATGCGCGAGGACTACATCAAGCACACCGTCGCCCTGGTCAAGTCCAACCGCACCCTGATCCTGCTGCTGACGTCGTACCTGCCGTGGGGCTTCCTGCTCCTGGGCGCGGCTCTGCTGTCCCTCTCCCTCTACCTGGAGGCGCGCAGCCGCCGCCCGGGCGACCCGGCCCCCACGGAGGCGGTGGAACCGGAGCCGGTCAACGCCTGAGCCGCGCGTTCGTGTGCCGGGTCGGCTCGGCGGTGGCCGGGTCCTCGGGCCACGGATGCTTGGGGTAGCGGCCCCGCAGCTCCGCCCGCACCGCCTTGTACCCGTCCTTCCAGAACGAGGCGAGGTCGGCGGTGACGGCGGCGGGGCGCCCGGCGGGCG is a window of Streptomyces mirabilis DNA encoding:
- a CDS encoding lytic transglycosylase domain-containing protein; the encoded protein is MAAHFGRLRKGATTTAVAAVAVAALSASQAPGVTTDDLGRQSAGAAQPSGDANTGGEGGATGDSPYYTDLPPLKSPNPSPSASPATGTPVSVGEAEAGIPATVLDAYKKAEAELRASKPGCNLPWQLLAAIGKVESGQARGGRVDASGTTYSPILGPKLDGNGFALIADTDNGAYDGDPAYDRAVGPMQFIPSTWAWAGRDGNGDGKKDPNNVYDAALAAGHYLCRFDRDLSVQSQMNAAILNYNNSTAYLNTVLSWLEYYRKGTHEVPDGTGTLPSNSSNSHPGASPSPSTPATSTPSAPSTPSTPGTSKPGTPKPGSGGSTSPTPKPPAPSSPAPSPTPPTPTQTVDHLEDANTGKLTATAGSAFGAKIAVRAESKASKGVAKVRVRFTIIGDTDATFTGGESVATVVTGSTGTATAPALVAGEKTGDFTVRATVVGRVLGGLDYTATVTPRQADTLIRTSDTALTCVPGGEFADQVEVKATYKGAVAGKVAATATLIKSADDATENDKGPYFKDADGKTIRTLTDLTTDEDGVLKLPKLYADDATGTFLLRVNTTGGAVLTVELKVAAAAS
- a CDS encoding SPW_0924 family protein, whose protein sequence is MRALIAAATGLAVAFALVLTITAMGSPAGRTSPKPLLTTVPAHP
- a CDS encoding DUF3068 domain-containing protein — protein: MRRKASLILLAFAVFFAALSPLLRWYAFPRLAKIPANQYQDMVLEAKDATLLDYGTMQAKKVPKVTIVQTLKGNVEASDRIEKTAGRDVVVWDSLSYVQGPDGKMVSKLPERYIFDAHSQDPVHATGESVDGDPVTREGIEFKWPFHTEKRDYEYFDAQTRTSAPIHYKGTQSFRGVKVYYFEQTIPWTKVRFPKVMPVQGITPESVAKTGTTRWYTTVRKFWVEPVTGAPVYGEEIHKEELRGGTLLGGRDKVTAFAGHVKMREDYIKHTVALVKSNRTLILLLTSYLPWGFLLLGAALLSLSLYLEARSRRPGDPAPTEAVEPEPVNA